ATCGACGCCGCCTGCCAGGCGGCGTTTTCATGACCGACACTCATAAAAAGGAACAACACCATGCGCGCCCTGGCCGCCTTGAGCCGTTTCGTCGGCAATACCTTCGCTTACTGGGTTCTGCTGTTCGCCATCCTGGCGTTCCTGTTTCCGCAGGCCTTCATCGGCCTCAAGGGCTGGATCGTGCCGCTGCTGGGCCTGGTCATGTTCGGCATGGGCCTGACCCTCAAGCTCGAAGACTTTTCCGAGGTGGCGCGCAACCCCTGGCGCGTGGCGCTGGGCGTGGTCGCGCATTTCGTGATCATGCCCGGTGTGGCCTGGCTGCTCTGTCAGGTCTTCCACCTGCCGCCGGAAATTGCCGTGGGCGTGATCCTGGTCGGCTGCTGCCCCAGCGGCACGTCGTCGAACGTGATGGCCTGGCTGGCCAAGGGTGACCTGGCCCTGGCAGTGGCCATCGCGGCGGTGACCACCCTGCTCGCCCCGCTGCTGACCCCGGCGCTGATCTGGTTCCTGGCCTCGGCCTGGCTGCCGGTGTCGTTCATGGACATGTTCACCTCGATCCTGCAGCTGGTGATGCTGCCCATCGTGCTCGGCGTGGTCGCCCAGCGCCTGCTCGGCGCGCGGGTCAGCTATGCCGTGGACGTGCTGCCGCTGATTTCGGTGGTCAGCATCGTGATGATCGTCTGCGCGGTGGTCGCCGCCAGCCAGGCGAAGATCGCCGAGTCGGGCCTGCTGATCATGGCCGTGGTGATCCTGCACAACAGCTTCGGCTTCCTGCTCGGCTACTTCACGGGCAAGCTGTTCAAGCTGCGCCTGCCACAACGCAAGTCGCTGGCCCTGGAAGTCGGCATGCAGAACTCCGGCCTCGGCGCCGCCCTGGCCGCCGCGCACTTCTCGCCCCTGGCGGCGGTGCCCAGCGCGCTGTTCAGCGTGTGGCACAACATCTCCGGCGCGTTGCTGTCGACCTACTTCCGCAAGATGCCGGAAGACGACCCGCAGCCAGCCGCTGAGCGGCCACAGGCGCATTGATCGATCCCGTCATCGCGATCGGCAGGTGCGGATCTGGCCGCTCCTGCCCGGTCGTCGGACCTTAAGGCGATCCAGATGGCGGGCTGGCTGCGAGCCAGATATTCACAGGCGTATATCCCCCCGCATGACGAAACAGGGTCTGATTGCGGAAGCTGTAGACCGCGCCGTTTAGCGTAATTTTGACCGTGGTGCCCTGCACCTCGACCTGGGCCTTGCCGTCCCGGGTAACCAGAAACGCCTCAGCCTCGTCACGCAGCACATCCAGCACCTTGGCACTATCGTCGATCCGCGAATGAACGTAGTACCGCCATGTATAGGGCACAGTCGCCCCGCCGGCATCGCTAAGGACGACGTACAACATCCCGCCTTCCTCCAGCGACTGGCTGGCAACAACACGTGACAACACGGGTGCTGCAGGACGGCTCGATAACAGCCATGCAGACTCCGCGATGACCACCAAGCCCAGGAGAGAGATAACTAATCTAATAGCCCATCGTTTCAGCATACTCGATACCTTTACTGATCCAGTGCTGGTCCTTCGGGTCGTCACCAAAAGGTGCGCTAGACCACCAGCTGCCGAATTCATCACGGTGGGTACCTGCCCGCGACTGTGCGGCTCCAGCCGCACGCAAAAGAAGCTCTTTGCCTATACCCGCAGCGGTCCCCACAGCGCCGTAATGGAAATTCCCGAAGTTTTCATATTGAGCGCCTTGTTGCTTGAAGTCCCATGGCCCTCGATTCCTGACCTGCGTATAGAACCAACTCAACAAAAAAGCACTTCCGCCGCGACTGAAGTAATTCCTTTGCTCACGCGCTCTGCTCATGTTGGACTCTAGCGATACGCCTGGAGGAGACATGGGAACAGTCATGACCAACCCTTATTAGCCTAAAGGTCAGCATTCTTAACGTTGCTCAGCGCGCAAAAAAATGCTCTCAGCGCAAATTAGAGAGTGACTACGAGCGACCCGGAAAAAACCCACAGCTTTTTCCGAATCACCAGCGCTTCCCCCAAGCTTGAAGGGCTCCAGTCATATCAGCGCTTATCCCCACGCAATTGCTTCACCTCTTCCCGCACATCCACCGGCTTCGCCACATCAGCAGCGATCGGTGCGCCGGCCACCAGGACTACCCGTGACCAGAAGCGGCGGAACAGGCCCTTGTTCGGATCGCGGCTGAAGAAGCTGCCCCACAGGCCCTGCAGGGCCATGGGGATCACCGGCACCGGGGTTTCCTCGATGATGCGGCTCATGCCGCTCTTGAAGCCGCTGATCTCGCCATCGGTGGTCAGCTTACCCTCCGGGAAGATGCACACCA
The Pseudomonas sp. DTU_2021_1001937_2_SI_NGA_ILE_001 DNA segment above includes these coding regions:
- a CDS encoding polymorphic toxin type 44 domain-containing protein, with product MSRAREQRNYFSRGGSAFLLSWFYTQVRNRGPWDFKQQGAQYENFGNFHYGAVGTAAGIGKELLLRAAGAAQSRAGTHRDEFGSWWSSAPFGDDPKDQHWISKGIEYAETMGY
- a CDS encoding bile acid:sodium symporter family protein — its product is MRALAALSRFVGNTFAYWVLLFAILAFLFPQAFIGLKGWIVPLLGLVMFGMGLTLKLEDFSEVARNPWRVALGVVAHFVIMPGVAWLLCQVFHLPPEIAVGVILVGCCPSGTSSNVMAWLAKGDLALAVAIAAVTTLLAPLLTPALIWFLASAWLPVSFMDMFTSILQLVMLPIVLGVVAQRLLGARVSYAVDVLPLISVVSIVMIVCAVVAASQAKIAESGLLIMAVVILHNSFGFLLGYFTGKLFKLRLPQRKSLALEVGMQNSGLGAALAAAHFSPLAAVPSALFSVWHNISGALLSTYFRKMPEDDPQPAAERPQAH